A genomic segment from Molothrus aeneus isolate 106 unplaced genomic scaffold, BPBGC_Maene_1.0 scaffold_258, whole genome shotgun sequence encodes:
- the LOC136569813 gene encoding uncharacterized protein isoform X1 produces the protein MERERGAPGSARARMVPAGLGAAAPGEGNNGNNNGNGPGETTGTAREQRAGIPRGTTGTAREQRAGIPRGTTGTAREQRAGIPRGTTGTARGKQRERPGNNGRESRGEQRERPGNNGREFRGEQRERPGNSLVPVGILWFQVGIPGAAGPGKSPEFRKLPWDPASSRGEPPHPGIPLPPPPLPLPEAPERGKSSEIPPPKKKIPRNPNPRFFPPSGIQIPKFFPLWNPNPRFSSPSGIPIPGFFFSLWNPNPRFLFPFGIPNPDFFFFFFLTSNPKLHPPVWNQNPRFFPPLESKSQIFPPPKFQNFPPLEFQFQGFFSPLESQSQIFPSEIQIPDIFSLSGIPDFSGIPVPDFFPSGIPVPGVLFPLWNPNPRFFWNSNPRFSSPSGIPIPGFFSPALESQSHFFLEFQSQLFSPFWNPNPRFFPSLESQIFLPPLEFQSQIFFWNPNPEFLWNSNPGFLPPSSGVPLNPIPNSRALSQIFGPKIGEGRAGIFFQGTEKPGRKILGFGGGK, from the exons ATGGAGCGCGAGCGCGGAGCTCCCGGCAGCGCCCGCGCCCGGATGGTCCCGGCCGGGCTGGGAGCGGCGGCACCGGGGGAGGGAAACAACGGCAACAACAACGGGAACGGCCCGGGGGAAACAACGGGAACGGCCCGGGAACAACGGGCGGGAATCCCGCGGGGAACAACGGGAACGGCCCGGGAACAACGGGCGGGAATCCCGCGGGGAACAACGGGAACGGCCCGGGAACAACGGGCGGGAATCCCGCGGGGAACAACGGGAACGGCCCGGGGGAAACAACGGGAACGGCCCGGGAACAACGGGCGGGAATCCCGCGGGGAACAACGGGAACGGCCCGGGAACAACGGGCGGGAATTCCGCGGGGAACAACGGGAACGGCCCGGGAATTCTCTGGTTCCTGTGGGAATTCTGTGGTTCCag gtgggaattcCGGGCGCAGCCGGTCCAGGAAAATCCCCGGAATTCCGGAAGCTTCCATGGGATCCGGCCTCATCCAGGGGGGAGCCGCCTCATCCCGggattcctcttcctcctcctcctcttcctcttcctgagGCTCCTGAAAGGGGGAAAAGCTCTGaaatccccccccccaaaaaaaaaattcccagaaatcccaatcccagattttttcccccctctggaATCCAAATCCCGAAgtttttccccctctggaaTCCCAATCCCAGATTTTCCTCCCCCTCTGGAATTCCaattccagggttttttttctccctctggaATCCCAATCccagatttttgtttccttttggaaTTCCAAacccagatttctttttttttttttttttgacttccAATCCCAAACTTCACCCCCCCGTCTGGAATCaaaatcccagattttttcctcctctggaatccaaatcccaaatttttccccctcctaaattccagaattttccccctctggaattccagttccagggttttttttcccctctggaatcccaatcccaaattttcccctctGAAATTCAAATCCcagatattttttccctctctggaatcccagatttttctggaattccagtcccagattttttcccctctggaatTCCAGTCCCAGGGGTTTTATTCCCCCTCTGGAATCCCAATCCCAGATTTTTCTGGAATTCCAATCCCAGATTTTCCTCCCCCTCTGGAATTCcaattcctgggtttttttcccccgcTTTggaatcccaatcccattttttcctggaattccaATCCCAGCTTTTCTCCCCATTCTGGAATCCCAATCCcagattttttccctctttggaATCCCAGATTTTTCTCCCCCCTCTGGAATTCCAatcccagatttttttctggaatccCAATCCCGAATTCCTCTGGAATTCCAATCCCGGTTTTCTGCCCCCCTCCTCCGGTGTCCCACTAAATCCAATCCCAAACTCCAGGGCCTTGTCCCAAATATTTGGCCCTAAAATCGGGGAGGGGAGGGCGGGAATTTTTTTCCAGGGCACGGAAAAGCCGGGAAGGAAAATCCTcggatttgggggggggaaataa
- the LOC136569813 gene encoding uncharacterized protein isoform X2 — MLWFQVGILGSWWEFWDPGGNSVGIFWFQWEFWDPGGNSVGILCSRWEFWDPAGNSLVPVEFCDPGGNSVGILCSWWEFWGLAGKSWIQVGIPGAAGPGKSPEFRKLPWDPASSRGEPPHPGIPLPPPPLPLPEAPERGKSSEIPPPKKKIPRNPNPRFFPPSGIQIPKFFPLWNPNPRFSSPSGIPIPGFFFSLWNPNPRFLFPFGIPNPDFFFFFFLTSNPKLHPPVWNQNPRFFPPLESKSQIFPPPKFQNFPPLEFQFQGFFSPLESQSQIFPSEIQIPDIFSLSGIPDFSGIPVPDFFPSGIPVPGVLFPLWNPNPRFFWNSNPRFSSPSGIPIPGFFSPALESQSHFFLEFQSQLFSPFWNPNPRFFPSLESQIFLPPLEFQSQIFFWNPNPEFLWNSNPGFLPPSSGVPLNPIPNSRALSQIFGPKIGEGRAGIFFQGTEKPGRKILGFGGGK; from the exons ATGCTGTGGTTCCaggtgggaattctgggatcctggtgggaattctgggatccTGGTGGGAATTCTGTAGGAATATTCTGGTTCcaatgggaattctgggatccAGGTGGGAATTCAGTGGGAATtctctgctccaggtgggaattctgggatccTGCTGGGAATTCTCTGGTTCCGGTGGAATTCTGTGATCCAGGCGGGAATTCAGTGGGAATTCTCTGCTCCTGGTGGGAATTCTGGGGTCTCGCTGGGAAATCTTGGATCCAG gtgggaattcCGGGCGCAGCCGGTCCAGGAAAATCCCCGGAATTCCGGAAGCTTCCATGGGATCCGGCCTCATCCAGGGGGGAGCCGCCTCATCCCGggattcctcttcctcctcctcctcttcctcttcctgagGCTCCTGAAAGGGGGAAAAGCTCTGaaatccccccccccaaaaaaaaaattcccagaaatcccaatcccagattttttcccccctctggaATCCAAATCCCGAAgtttttccccctctggaaTCCCAATCCCAGATTTTCCTCCCCCTCTGGAATTCCaattccagggttttttttctccctctggaATCCCAATCccagatttttgtttccttttggaaTTCCAAacccagatttctttttttttttttttttgacttccAATCCCAAACTTCACCCCCCCGTCTGGAATCaaaatcccagattttttcctcctctggaatccaaatcccaaatttttccccctcctaaattccagaattttccccctctggaattccagttccagggttttttttcccctctggaatcccaatcccaaattttcccctctGAAATTCAAATCCcagatattttttccctctctggaatcccagatttttctggaattccagtcccagattttttcccctctggaatTCCAGTCCCAGGGGTTTTATTCCCCCTCTGGAATCCCAATCCCAGATTTTTCTGGAATTCCAATCCCAGATTTTCCTCCCCCTCTGGAATTCcaattcctgggtttttttcccccgcTTTggaatcccaatcccattttttcctggaattccaATCCCAGCTTTTCTCCCCATTCTGGAATCCCAATCCcagattttttccctctttggaATCCCAGATTTTTCTCCCCCCTCTGGAATTCCAatcccagatttttttctggaatccCAATCCCGAATTCCTCTGGAATTCCAATCCCGGTTTTCTGCCCCCCTCCTCCGGTGTCCCACTAAATCCAATCCCAAACTCCAGGGCCTTGTCCCAAATATTTGGCCCTAAAATCGGGGAGGGGAGGGCGGGAATTTTTTTCCAGGGCACGGAAAAGCCGGGAAGGAAAATCCTcggatttgggggggggaaataa